In the Campylobacter showae genome, one interval contains:
- a CDS encoding hydroxymethylpyrimidine/phosphomethylpyrimidine kinase, whose product MKKILIIAGSCSNGGAGLQADIKACAHFGCYSATAVTALTAENTDKIKNIVSLEPSFIADQLEMLSAEFSFDAVKIGMLFNEPIMDVVQSFLEKNSAPVVLDPVCVSKMGHKLIKDSAIERLKELMKFAAVTTPNLREADVLFGDDFTNLPCNVIVKKHIIAGKSIDTLYRKDGSVQNFETPLADPLVIIGAGCTFSSSLACLLARGESLEGAIQQAKEYIYNAIITGIDTNLGVRKLLNHGVKF is encoded by the coding sequence ATGAAAAAAATCCTCATCATCGCAGGCTCATGCAGCAACGGCGGCGCGGGACTGCAAGCCGATATCAAGGCGTGCGCGCACTTTGGCTGCTATAGCGCGACCGCGGTCACGGCGCTAACGGCCGAAAATACGGACAAGATCAAAAATATCGTCTCGCTAGAGCCGTCCTTTATCGCCGATCAGCTCGAGATGCTCTCGGCGGAGTTTAGCTTTGATGCCGTCAAGATCGGCATGCTCTTTAACGAGCCTATCATGGACGTCGTACAGAGCTTTTTAGAGAAAAACTCCGCTCCCGTGGTGCTAGATCCCGTCTGCGTCTCGAAAATGGGGCATAAACTCATCAAAGATAGCGCCATCGAGCGGCTAAAAGAACTAATGAAATTTGCCGCCGTCACGACGCCGAACCTGCGCGAAGCAGACGTACTTTTCGGAGATGATTTTACGAATTTGCCGTGCAACGTGATCGTGAAAAAGCACATCATCGCTGGCAAAAGCATCGACACGCTCTACCGCAAGGACGGCAGCGTGCAAAACTTTGAGACGCCGCTAGCCGACCCGCTGGTTATCATAGGTGCTGGCTGCACGTTTTCTAGCTCGCTAGCCTGCCTGCTCGCTCGCGGCGAGAGCCTAGAGGGCGCCATCCAACAAGCCAAAGAGTACATCTACAACGCCATAATCACCGGCATCGACACGAATCTAGGCGTAAGAAAACTGCTAAATCACGGGGTTAAATTTTAA